A part of Solenopsis invicta isolate M01_SB chromosome 2, UNIL_Sinv_3.0, whole genome shotgun sequence genomic DNA contains:
- the LOC105194976 gene encoding 2-hydroxyacyl-CoA lyase 1, producing the protein MKNGNQILAEALKEQGLTYVFGIMGHPVIDLALTVQSVGMQYLGFRNEQAACYAAQAYGYLTRKPAVVLCVSGPGLLHVIGGMANAQVNCWPVLVLGGSCPEDHEGIGGFQEWPQVEASKPYCKYAARPPSAALIPLHVEKAVRLATYGRPGAAYLDLPATLLTQNAYESKIAKVLPCPSPPLSYPDAKLIEQAANLLIKAKKPLVIIGKGAAYGHAEDPVRELIYSTDLPFLPTPMGKGVVPDIDERCVSSARTYALQNSDVILLLGARLNWMLHFGRSPRFQSDVKIIQIDLCAEELHNSVPSAVAIQSDIVPATENLTNALRNRKWCIDRNQAWWKQLVAKTEQNKQSVHRMSMDTSLPLNYYAVFKHIQDIIPKDCIICSEGANTMDIGRTILLNNLPRHRLDAGTFGTMGVGLGFAIASALYCKDNAPKKRVICVEGDSAFGFSGMEIETMFRYKLPVIIIIVNNNGIYGGFDNETFKQIQASGDPTQVTPPYSLSSETHYERLMEMFGKKGHFCTTVEEIQQALKLSLKVVDSPSLINIMIDPQADRKKQQFNWLTESKL; encoded by the exons ATGAAGAACGGAAATCAAATCTTGGCGGAGGCCTTAAAGGAACAG GGTTTGACTTATGTCTTCGGCATCATGGGGCATCCCGTGATTGATTTGGCTCTAACTGTGCAATCCGTCGGTATGCAGTATCTGGGTTTTAGAAACGAGCAGGCCGCCTGTTATGCCGCGCAAGCTTATGGATATTTAACGA GAAAACCGGCGGTGGTATTATGTGTCTCTGGTCCCGGATTACTGCATGTTATTGGCGGTATGGCGAATGCGCAAGTAAATTGTTG GCCCGTACTCGTACTGGGAGGATCTTGTCCGGAAGATCACGAAGGTATCGGtggatttcaggaatggccacAGGTTGAGGCGAGTAAACCATACTGCAAGTATGCGGCAAGGCCGCCGTCAGCTGCGCTCATACCGCTTCATGTTGAAAAGGCCGTACGCCTCGCCACCTATGGTAGACCAG GCGCTGCTTATCTCGACTTACCTGCTACATTATTAACCCAAAATGCGTACGAAAGTAAGATTGCCAAGGTTCTACCCTGTCCATCGCCACCGTTGTCATATCCTGATGCGAAATTAATCGAGCAGGCAGCGAATTTATTGATAAAGGCGAAGAAGCCTTTGGTGATAATTGGCAAGG GAGCCGCTTACGGTCATGCCGAAGATCCGGTGAGAGAGCTCATCTATTCGACAGATTTACCTTTTCTACCAACTCCAATGGGAAAGGGCGTTGTGCCGGATATAGACGAGCGTTGCGTCTCTAGCGCGCGAACGTATGCCTTGCAAAACTCTGACGTTATTTTGTTGTTAGGCGCAAGATTAAATTGGATGTTGCACTTTGGACGATCACCTAGATTTCAAAGTGATGTCAAAATCATACAG attgatTTGTGTGCCGAAGAATTGCACAATTCCGTGCCATCCGCTGTCGCCATACAATCTGATATTGTGCCCGCGACAGAAAATCTGACAAATGCATTGAGAAATCGAAAATGGTGTATTGATCGAAATCAAGCGTGGTGGAAGCAACTCGTGGCAAAAACCGAACAGAATAAACAATCAGTTCAC CGAATGTCGATGGATACCAGCTTGCCTCTAAATTATTATGCCGTATTTAAGCATATTCAAGACATAATACCGAAGG ATTGTATTATTTGTTCCGAGGGAGCTAATACGATGGACATTGGACGAACTATTCTCTTGAACAATTTACCTCGTCACAGATTAGACGCCGGTACGTTCGGCACTATGGGTGTAGGACTTGGATTTGCGATCGCATCTGCCCTTTATTGTAAAGACAATGCGCCGAAAAAGAGGGTAATTTGCGTGGAAGGAGACAGTGCTTTCGGATTTTCCGGCATGGAGATTGAAACTATGTTTCG TTACAAACTACCAgtgattattataattgtgaATAATAATGGTATATACGGTGGTTTTGATAACGAAACATTCAAACAGATACAAGCGTCTGGAGATCCTACACAAGT gACACCTCCGTATTCTCTATCATCTGAAACTCATTATGAAAGACTGATGGAGATGTTTGGCAAGAAAGGACATTTTTGTACTACTGTGGAGGAAATTCAACAAGCATTGAAATTATCTCTCAAA GTGGTAGACAGTCCCAGTTTAATAAACATCATGATTGATCCACAAGCAGATCGAAAGAAGCAACAATTCAACTGGCTAACAGAATCGAAATTGTGA